A stretch of Kaistella flava (ex Peng et al. 2021) DNA encodes these proteins:
- a CDS encoding CoA transferase subunit A, whose amino-acid sequence MIDKRVKNVQEAIAGISDGMTLIVGGFGLCGIPENTINALVESNVTDLTCISNNAGVDDFGLGLLLQKKQIKKMIASYVGENAEFERQMLSGELDVELTPQGTLAEKCRAAQCGIPAFYTPAGYGTEVAEGKETKDFDGKMHILEHAYKADYSIVKAWKGDHAGNLIFKGTARNFNAPMAGSGKITIAEVEELVEPGQLDPNEIHIPGIMVQRIFQGEKFEKRIEQRTVRKRS is encoded by the coding sequence ATGATTGATAAAAGAGTAAAAAATGTTCAGGAAGCCATTGCCGGAATCAGCGATGGAATGACTTTAATTGTAGGTGGATTCGGCCTTTGCGGAATTCCAGAAAATACAATTAATGCGCTGGTAGAAAGCAATGTTACCGATTTGACTTGTATCTCCAACAACGCCGGAGTTGATGATTTTGGTTTAGGTTTGCTTTTGCAGAAAAAACAAATCAAAAAAATGATCGCTTCTTACGTTGGCGAAAATGCAGAATTCGAAAGACAAATGCTTTCCGGTGAACTCGATGTAGAATTAACGCCACAAGGAACTTTAGCCGAAAAATGCCGCGCTGCACAATGTGGAATTCCAGCTTTCTACACGCCTGCAGGTTACGGAACTGAAGTCGCAGAAGGAAAAGAAACCAAAGATTTCGATGGTAAAATGCACATTCTCGAACATGCTTACAAAGCAGATTATTCCATCGTAAAAGCCTGGAAAGGTGATCACGCCGGAAATTTAATTTTTAAAGGAACTGCAAGAAACTTCAATGCGCCAATGGCGGGAAGTGGGAAAATCACCATCGCTGAAGTGGAGGAATTGGTAGAACCGGGACAACTCGATCCCAATGAAATTCATATTCCGGGAATTATGGTTCAAAGAATTTTTCAGGGCGAGAAATTTGAGAAAAGAATTGAGCAAAGAACAGTTAGAAAAAGAAGTTGA
- the rplS gene encoding 50S ribosomal protein L19, whose amino-acid sequence MDLLQYVQDKYIAKKEFPKFKAGDTITVYYEIREGAKTRTQFFKGVVLQIRGTGGTKTFTIRKMSGDVGVQRVFPMNMPALQKIEIDRRGKVRRARIFYFKNLRGKKARIKDASYKK is encoded by the coding sequence ATGGATTTATTACAGTACGTACAAGACAAGTACATCGCAAAGAAAGAATTTCCTAAATTCAAAGCAGGTGATACTATCACTGTTTATTACGAAATTAGAGAGGGTGCTAAAACCAGAACCCAGTTCTTTAAAGGAGTTGTTTTGCAAATTAGAGGAACAGGAGGAACAAAAACTTTTACCATCAGAAAAATGAGTGGTGATGTTGGAGTTCAGAGAGTTTTCCCAATGAACATGCCAGCTTTGCAAAAAATTGAAATCGACAGAAGAGGTAAAGTTAGAAGAGCAAGAATTTTCTACTTCAAAAACCTTAGAGGTAAAAAAGCGAGAATTAAAGACGCTTCTTACAAAAAGTAA
- a CDS encoding helix-turn-helix domain-containing protein — translation MSNITYFSKNKLVMINSALARILFFEVSKETDFPENFQQFYHTHLFCQRGTFQFKFNDQKMECKSGQFLFWFAESKLSDFKFSKNFKSSALLIEKDLLINNIPDQGWSINAQLHSRIFPVKTIGSASEKEKILTNFKQIKERFLETSHRFYEEMLKLQTQIFILEMWNLFANEYEKRKHSLQTGNQYEHFISLLQENCLQHREVKFYTDLLNISAKYLNYLCKIHSGITASEWIKRHAKERIILLLQNNNLNISEISEEMNFSSYSYFTRYVKKLLGVTPGEFRGRFNAK, via the coding sequence ATGTCAAATATTACGTATTTTAGCAAAAACAAATTGGTGATGATTAACAGCGCTTTAGCACGGATTCTTTTTTTTGAAGTTTCAAAGGAAACTGATTTCCCGGAAAACTTTCAACAGTTTTATCACACCCATCTTTTTTGCCAAAGAGGAACTTTTCAGTTTAAATTTAATGATCAAAAAATGGAGTGTAAAAGTGGACAGTTCCTTTTTTGGTTTGCAGAAAGTAAATTATCGGATTTCAAATTTTCAAAAAATTTTAAAAGCAGCGCTTTATTAATTGAAAAAGATTTATTAATCAATAATATTCCTGATCAAGGTTGGAGTATTAATGCGCAACTTCATTCCCGAATATTTCCAGTGAAAACAATTGGTTCGGCTTCAGAAAAAGAAAAAATTCTAACTAATTTTAAACAGATCAAGGAGCGGTTTTTAGAAACCAGTCACCGTTTTTATGAAGAAATGCTGAAGTTGCAGACGCAGATTTTTATTTTAGAAATGTGGAATTTATTTGCCAATGAATATGAAAAACGCAAACACAGTTTACAGACCGGAAATCAATATGAACACTTTATCAGTCTGCTTCAGGAAAATTGTCTGCAACATCGCGAAGTGAAATTTTATACTGATTTATTAAATATTTCTGCCAAATATCTCAATTATCTCTGTAAAATTCATTCGGGAATAACCGCATCAGAATGGATAAAACGGCATGCAAAAGAACGCATTATCCTTTTGCTTCAAAATAATAATTTAAATATTTCCGAAATATCAGAAGAAATGAATTTCAGCAGTTATTCTTATTTTACGCGCTATGTGAAAAAACTTTTAGGCGTAACTCCGGGTGAATTTCGAGGGAGATTTAATGCGAAATAA
- a CDS encoding T9SS type A sorting domain-containing protein: protein MKKIYFLLFTIVSFICYSQPYSSLLKNANWTIMKIQWNGIDYYPPAPFVASGKVEFNYDGNNGFRSILFNSAFGTAAFGDNNSNYFNVPGIAITLMEYHGENEQAVQQFDNMTTDFYFGFQPTDKFYFDYQEIFSGKNLTVTNPLGNKIFYSNLILANSEASLNKRISISPNPAKDEFFIKASDNILGKVSVEIYENSGKLVSSQNVSFTDAVNTQALPNGMYQVKVTGLGVNYSSKLLIKK, encoded by the coding sequence ATGAAAAAAATCTATTTCTTGCTGTTTACTATTGTATCATTCATCTGTTATTCCCAACCCTACAGCAGTTTGTTGAAAAATGCAAACTGGACCATTATGAAAATTCAATGGAATGGTATTGATTATTATCCGCCAGCTCCGTTTGTTGCCTCAGGAAAAGTCGAATTTAATTATGACGGCAATAATGGATTTAGATCCATTCTTTTTAATTCAGCCTTTGGAACTGCGGCTTTTGGTGATAACAATTCCAACTATTTTAATGTGCCAGGTATAGCAATTACCTTAATGGAATATCATGGCGAAAACGAACAAGCCGTGCAACAATTTGATAATATGACCACTGATTTTTATTTTGGATTTCAACCCACAGATAAATTCTATTTTGATTATCAAGAAATTTTTTCTGGTAAAAATCTCACGGTTACAAACCCGCTGGGAAACAAAATATTCTATTCTAATTTGATTTTAGCAAATAGCGAAGCTTCTTTAAATAAAAGGATTTCTATCTCGCCAAATCCGGCTAAAGATGAATTTTTTATTAAGGCATCTGATAATATTTTAGGAAAAGTAAGTGTTGAAATCTACGAAAATTCTGGCAAGTTAGTTTCCAGTCAGAACGTTTCTTTTACTGATGCAGTCAATACGCAAGCACTTCCAAACGGAATGTATCAAGTAAAAGTTACAGGATTAGGAGTTAACTATTCTTCTAAATTACTGATTAAAAAATAA
- a CDS encoding alpha/beta hydrolase, with translation METKEHYTFTLSDKVTRQKISFKNRYGITLSGDLYLPKNAGTEKLAALAISGPFGAVKEQSSGLYANQMAERGFAVVAFDPSYTGESSGEPRNLASPEINTEDFSAAVDFLGIQKNIDRNKIGIIGICGFGGFVLNATAADKRVKAVATSTMYDMTRVMSKGYNDVVTLEQRTKTLEQLGDQRWKDAEVGTFANGPKLNAEKPKDDAPEFLKGYYDYYRTPRGYHERAINSNGSWTATTPISLMNMPILSYIKEISPRPLLIIAGEKAHSRYFSEDAFKAASEPKELVIVPNAVHTDLYDKIDIIPFDKLETFFKENLK, from the coding sequence ATGGAAACTAAAGAACACTATACTTTTACATTAAGTGATAAAGTAACCCGTCAAAAAATAAGTTTTAAAAACCGCTACGGTATTACACTTTCAGGAGATTTATACCTTCCAAAAAATGCTGGAACTGAAAAATTAGCCGCTCTGGCAATTAGCGGACCTTTTGGTGCTGTAAAAGAACAATCTTCAGGATTATACGCCAACCAAATGGCGGAACGAGGTTTTGCAGTAGTGGCATTCGACCCATCTTACACAGGCGAAAGCAGTGGAGAACCGAGAAATTTGGCATCGCCAGAAATTAATACAGAAGATTTTAGCGCGGCTGTAGATTTTTTGGGTATTCAGAAAAATATCGACCGAAATAAAATCGGTATTATTGGAATTTGTGGTTTTGGTGGTTTTGTATTGAACGCAACTGCTGCCGATAAACGTGTGAAAGCCGTTGCTACTTCGACAATGTATGATATGACAAGAGTAATGTCGAAAGGTTATAATGATGTGGTTACTTTAGAACAGCGTACCAAAACATTGGAACAATTGGGCGATCAACGTTGGAAAGATGCAGAAGTTGGAACTTTTGCTAATGGCCCAAAATTGAATGCGGAAAAACCGAAAGACGATGCTCCTGAATTTTTAAAAGGATATTACGACTATTACCGCACTCCACGAGGTTATCACGAACGTGCCATCAATTCTAATGGTTCGTGGACAGCAACAACGCCAATTTCGTTAATGAATATGCCCATTTTAAGTTACATTAAAGAAATTTCGCCAAGACCACTTTTAATTATCGCAGGCGAAAAAGCACATTCAAGATATTTTAGCGAAGATGCTTTTAAAGCAGCATCAGAACCAAAAGAATTGGTTATTGTTCCAAATGCAGTTCATACCGATTTATACGATAAAATAGACATTATTCCGTTTGATAAATTGGAGACATTTTTTAAAGAAAATTTGAAATAA
- a CDS encoding T9SS-dependent M36 family metallopeptidase, translating to MKNRNLPLKIAAVCFLFSFGNANAQDFKSIIQNHISAKNDFMKADLKNFEIINEDFSTSMKGDVVKIQQSYNGIPIYNAIGTALIKEKKISYYDDSFAKNYANAAKPASASANTSIFASAAQALGLKNASQYQLIGIKDAEQDGVATVKNRLIYFQAENSDLKLCYEFVFEEKGTSNYWAILADATTGQILSKDNLTLSCDFKHDAYSHDYSAHLPAGFSEDFSNDTNKLVGPVAFAPSNASYRVFALPLESPSHGPRTLVSNPWFLDASPDGWQSVTGGTYVGNYTITRGNNVHAYDDKLNANNPGASPDGGAGLVFDFPFVPNATTANLPAATTNLFYINNKIHDIFYRLGFTESARNFQAFNFGKGGSQNDYVMAESQDGGGRNNANFTTPADGQRPRMQMYLWDPGVIERFYYNTPAEAVGRPVEALVSTTFGPELDATGVTGDVVLSSVLDGCTALPANSLVGKIGLIQRGDCDFTVKVKNAQIAGASAAIIYSLPSSTATAGMGGVDATVTIPSVLIPYEEGVYMKGLLTGTTPVNVTLKYDENVQPIRDGSFDNGIVTHEYGHGISNRLTGNGSTCLSTNNSKEQMGEGWSDFFALMLTNQPGATKDVPRGIGTYAISEPITGLGIRPAKYSPDFDINGYTYGDTNGMGTNAAPLVHSIGFVWATMLWDLHWKYAEKYGYSSDVMANATNGSTRVLQLVTDGLKLQGCSPSFIDGRDGILKAELATTGGADKCMIWETFAARGLGVNASAGSKLIITDQVEDFTVPTECLVTAATSNVDANKAFSIYPNPAKGEFFLKSKNNILGKLNVEIYDASGKLVSSQKISSADAVNTQALPNGVYVVKVEGLGVSYSSKLMIKK from the coding sequence ATGAAAAATAGAAATTTACCTTTGAAGATTGCGGCCGTTTGCTTCTTGTTCTCTTTTGGGAACGCGAACGCGCAAGATTTTAAGTCGATTATTCAAAATCACATTTCTGCCAAAAATGATTTCATGAAAGCTGATTTGAAGAATTTTGAAATCATCAATGAAGATTTTTCTACCTCAATGAAAGGAGATGTGGTGAAAATTCAACAGTCTTATAATGGAATTCCAATTTATAATGCAATCGGAACTGCTTTAATTAAAGAAAAAAAAATCAGTTATTACGATGATAGTTTTGCCAAGAATTATGCAAATGCTGCAAAACCAGCTTCAGCATCTGCTAATACGTCTATTTTTGCAAGTGCAGCACAAGCTTTAGGATTGAAGAATGCATCTCAATACCAACTTATCGGAATTAAAGATGCAGAGCAAGATGGAGTTGCAACCGTGAAAAACAGATTAATCTATTTTCAAGCAGAAAATAGTGATCTGAAATTATGTTATGAATTCGTATTCGAAGAAAAAGGAACTTCTAATTATTGGGCAATCCTTGCAGACGCAACAACTGGTCAAATTTTAAGTAAAGATAATCTAACGCTTTCTTGTGATTTTAAACATGACGCTTATAGCCATGATTATTCTGCACATCTACCAGCTGGTTTTTCAGAAGACTTTAGCAATGACACTAACAAGCTTGTAGGTCCAGTAGCTTTTGCTCCAAGTAACGCAAGCTACCGAGTATTTGCTTTACCATTAGAAAGTCCAAGTCACGGACCACGTACTTTGGTTTCTAATCCTTGGTTTTTAGATGCTTCTCCAGACGGCTGGCAAAGTGTGACAGGAGGAACTTATGTTGGTAATTACACCATTACAAGAGGAAATAACGTACATGCTTATGATGATAAGCTTAACGCAAACAATCCAGGTGCTTCTCCAGATGGAGGTGCAGGATTAGTTTTCGATTTCCCATTTGTACCGAATGCTACAACTGCTAATTTACCTGCTGCAACGACCAATTTATTTTATATCAATAATAAAATTCACGATATTTTCTATCGTTTAGGTTTTACTGAATCTGCAAGAAATTTCCAGGCATTCAATTTTGGAAAAGGCGGAAGTCAGAATGATTATGTAATGGCAGAGTCTCAAGATGGAGGAGGAAGAAACAACGCTAACTTCACAACACCAGCAGATGGGCAAAGACCAAGAATGCAGATGTATCTTTGGGATCCAGGCGTAATCGAACGTTTTTACTACAATACCCCTGCAGAAGCAGTTGGTAGACCGGTAGAAGCTTTGGTTTCAACTACTTTCGGACCAGAGCTGGATGCGACCGGAGTAACTGGTGACGTTGTTTTATCTTCAGTTTTAGACGGATGTACTGCTTTACCAGCCAATTCACTTGTAGGTAAAATCGGCTTAATTCAAAGAGGAGACTGTGACTTTACGGTTAAGGTTAAAAACGCACAGATTGCAGGTGCTAGCGCTGCGATTATTTATAGTTTACCATCATCTACGGCAACTGCTGGAATGGGTGGAGTAGATGCTACCGTTACTATTCCTTCAGTATTGATCCCTTATGAAGAAGGAGTTTATATGAAAGGTCTTTTAACCGGTACAACTCCTGTAAATGTTACTTTAAAATATGATGAAAACGTACAGCCAATTAGGGATGGTAGTTTCGATAATGGAATTGTAACTCATGAATACGGTCATGGTATTTCTAATAGATTAACTGGGAACGGTTCAACATGTTTATCTACTAATAACAGTAAAGAACAAATGGGTGAAGGTTGGTCTGATTTCTTCGCGTTAATGTTAACTAATCAGCCAGGAGCAACCAAAGATGTACCAAGAGGAATTGGAACTTATGCGATTTCTGAACCGATTACTGGTCTTGGAATTCGTCCTGCTAAATATTCTCCTGATTTCGATATCAATGGTTATACTTACGGAGATACCAACGGAATGGGAACAAATGCTGCGCCACTAGTACACTCTATCGGATTTGTATGGGCAACAATGCTTTGGGATCTTCATTGGAAATATGCTGAGAAATATGGTTACTCTTCTGATGTAATGGCAAACGCTACCAACGGAAGTACAAGAGTATTGCAATTGGTTACAGATGGTCTAAAACTTCAAGGTTGTAGCCCAAGCTTTATCGACGGTAGAGATGGAATTCTTAAAGCTGAACTTGCTACCACAGGTGGTGCAGATAAATGTATGATTTGGGAAACTTTTGCTGCAAGAGGTCTTGGAGTTAACGCTTCTGCTGGATCAAAACTAATTATTACCGATCAAGTCGAAGATTTCACAGTGCCAACAGAATGTTTAGTAACAGCAGCAACTAGTAATGTTGATGCTAACAAAGCATTTAGCATTTATCCAAACCCTGCTAAAGGTGAATTTTTCTTGAAATCAAAAAATAACATTTTAGGAAAATTAAATGTTGAAATCTATGACGCTTCTGGAAAATTAGTTTCCAGTCAGAAAATTTCTTCCGCTGATGCCGTAAATACACAAGCACTTCCAAACGGAGTTTACGTTGTAAAAGTAGAAGGATTAGGCGTTAGCTACTCTTCTAAATTGATGATTAAAAAATAA
- a CDS encoding cupin domain-containing protein, translating into MNTSIQKISDFATGEENTGYAQYFSGKSWLAPLTSNKDLNVPVANVTFEPGCRNNWHSHTGGQLLIIIGGEGIYQERGKPAQLLKSGDIIEIGPNVEHWHGATSDSWFSHLATNGNPSTNENNWLEPVSDEDYNEANNQIKK; encoded by the coding sequence ATGAACACATCAATTCAAAAAATAAGCGATTTCGCAACAGGCGAAGAAAATACAGGTTATGCACAATATTTTTCTGGCAAATCTTGGTTAGCGCCTTTAACCAGCAATAAAGATTTGAATGTTCCGGTTGCAAATGTGACCTTTGAACCAGGTTGCAGAAATAATTGGCACAGTCACACCGGCGGACAACTTTTAATTATTATTGGCGGCGAAGGAATTTACCAGGAACGCGGAAAACCTGCACAACTTTTGAAAAGTGGCGATATTATAGAAATAGGACCAAATGTGGAACATTGGCACGGCGCAACTTCCGATAGTTGGTTTTCGCATCTTGCTACAAATGGAAACCCATCAACCAATGAAAATAATTGGCTGGAACCTGTTTCCGATGAAGATTACAACGAAGCCAACAATCAAATTAAAAAATAA
- a CDS encoding ABC transporter ATP-binding protein, producing MKTLLYYLKPHKWLLIASLFLATINQVFSLFGPAITGNILDQLVTHPNFFDKEKLLPRDLDQYFYGNGIYHGVFYFLGLLIGTAMVSRIAKAFQDYVVNVITQKFGAHIFTDGLQHSMALPFQEFEDQRSGETLSILTKVREDSVKFITNFINIFFGILVSIIFVSVYAIRLNWSIMVVYVVGIFFIAFVTNFLSKRIKTIQKTIVAETTSLAGSTTESLRNIEIVKSLGLTKQEVNRLNSNTYKILGLELRKVKSIRSLSFIQGTMVNFLQQTITFTLLFLIFRNIITPGQYLSLMFYGFFIFGPMQEIGNIIISYREAEASLNNFDKLMKKPIEEKPKTPKQIGSIAKLAFEHVSFQHQSATYKAINNISFEVKNGETIAFVGPSGAGKSTLVKLLVGLYRPKEGVILYNNIDGNEFDFDELRNQIGFVTQDTQLFAGTIKENLLFVNPNASEEDIQLALKKSSATALIERAEKGIETVIGEGGFKLSGGEKQRIAIARALLRKPNLLIFDEATSALDSITEEEITSTIREISEQKEQITVLIAHRLSTIMHADRIYVLEKGQIIETGSHENLLTEKGLYYAMWRQQIGERKM from the coding sequence ATGAAAACATTATTATATTATTTAAAACCGCATAAATGGTTGTTGATTGCTTCTTTATTTTTGGCGACCATCAATCAGGTTTTTTCTTTATTTGGTCCGGCGATTACAGGAAATATTCTGGATCAGTTGGTGACGCATCCTAATTTTTTCGATAAAGAAAAACTTCTTCCCAGAGATTTAGATCAATATTTCTATGGAAACGGAATTTACCACGGTGTATTTTATTTTCTAGGATTATTAATAGGAACTGCGATGGTGAGCAGAATCGCAAAAGCTTTTCAGGATTATGTGGTGAATGTGATCACTCAGAAATTTGGCGCCCATATTTTCACCGATGGATTGCAACATTCAATGGCGTTGCCTTTTCAGGAATTTGAAGATCAAAGAAGTGGTGAAACTTTATCTATTTTAACAAAAGTAAGAGAAGATTCTGTAAAATTCATCACCAATTTCATCAATATATTTTTCGGAATTTTAGTGAGTATTATTTTCGTTTCCGTTTATGCGATTCGTCTGAACTGGTCAATTATGGTGGTTTATGTAGTCGGAATTTTCTTCATCGCCTTTGTTACCAATTTTTTGAGTAAAAGAATTAAAACCATTCAGAAAACAATCGTGGCAGAAACAACCAGTTTAGCCGGAAGCACGACTGAAAGTTTACGCAATATCGAAATTGTAAAAAGTTTAGGTTTAACGAAACAGGAAGTGAACCGTCTGAACAGCAACACTTACAAAATTTTAGGCTTAGAATTGCGGAAAGTAAAAAGCATTCGATCTTTGAGTTTTATTCAGGGAACGATGGTCAATTTTCTGCAACAGACCATCACCTTTACTTTGCTGTTTTTGATTTTTAGAAACATCATTACGCCAGGACAATATTTATCATTAATGTTTTATGGATTCTTTATTTTCGGCCCGATGCAGGAAATAGGAAACATCATTATCTCCTATCGTGAAGCGGAAGCCTCGCTGAATAATTTTGATAAGTTGATGAAAAAGCCCATCGAAGAAAAACCAAAAACGCCGAAACAAATTGGTTCTATCGCAAAATTAGCTTTTGAACATGTTTCTTTCCAACATCAAAGTGCGACTTACAAAGCCATAAATAACATTTCCTTTGAAGTGAAAAATGGAGAAACGATTGCGTTTGTTGGTCCAAGTGGTGCGGGAAAAAGCACTTTGGTAAAATTACTTGTCGGATTGTATCGACCGAAAGAAGGGGTTATTCTTTACAATAATATCGATGGAAATGAATTCGATTTTGATGAACTGAGAAATCAGATTGGTTTCGTAACGCAAGACACGCAGCTTTTTGCTGGAACGATCAAAGAAAATTTATTGTTCGTGAATCCAAACGCGTCAGAAGAAGATATACAATTAGCTTTAAAAAAATCCAGCGCAACTGCATTAATTGAAAGAGCAGAAAAAGGAATCGAAACCGTGATCGGAGAAGGCGGATTTAAGTTAAGTGGCGGCGAAAAACAAAGAATTGCGATTGCCAGGGCTTTATTAAGGAAACCGAATTTGCTTATTTTCGATGAAGCAACCTCAGCTTTAGACAGTATTACAGAAGAAGAAATCACTTCTACGATTAGAGAAATTTCTGAACAAAAAGAACAGATTACCGTTTTGATTGCGCACCGATTAAGTACGATTATGCACGCCGACCGAATTTATGTTTTGGAAAAAGGTCAAATTATCGAAACCGGTTCTCACGAAAATTTGTTGACTGAAAAAGGATTGTATTATGCGATGTGGAGACAGCAGATTGGAGAAAGGAAGATGTAA
- a CDS encoding cyclophilin-like fold protein, whose amino-acid sequence MINGNIKIIIGSQTFTAKLLDNNSAKNFKEMLPLTINMTDLNGNEKYYDFSKSLPTNSSNPGMMNNGDLMLYGSKTLVLFYKTFSTSYSYTKLGKIDDATGLASALGSGNVTVTFELES is encoded by the coding sequence ATGATAAACGGAAATATTAAAATTATAATAGGTTCGCAAACCTTTACAGCAAAACTTTTAGATAATAATTCGGCAAAGAATTTTAAAGAAATGTTACCTTTAACAATCAATATGACGGATTTGAATGGAAACGAAAAGTATTATGATTTTTCAAAGAGTCTTCCAACAAACTCTTCTAATCCCGGAATGATGAACAATGGGGATTTAATGTTATACGGATCAAAAACTTTAGTTCTTTTTTACAAAACATTTTCAACATCTTACAGTTACACAAAATTGGGAAAGATAGATGATGCAACAGGTTTAGCATCTGCATTAGGTTCAGGAAATGTAACTGTTACTTTTGAATTAGAATCTTAA
- a CDS encoding sugar O-acetyltransferase: MSEIRKSIFESLKNGETITSDHPDNYQLRESAFATIKLLQKLNNSFEPNEIREILSVITASEIDESVGLFPPFYINYGKNTKIGKNIFINFGCTFLDLGGITIEDGVLIAPKVNLLTEGHPLNPAERHSLIPGKIHIKKNAWIGANATILQGVTIGENSVVAAGAVVSKDVDDNTIVGGIPAKIIKKIS, translated from the coding sequence ATGAGTGAAATAAGAAAATCAATATTCGAAAGTTTAAAAAACGGAGAAACAATTACTTCCGATCATCCTGATAATTACCAATTGAGGGAATCTGCTTTTGCGACTATCAAACTTTTACAAAAACTTAATAACAGTTTTGAGCCCAATGAAATAAGAGAAATTCTTAGTGTAATAACTGCTTCTGAGATTGATGAAAGTGTTGGTTTATTCCCACCATTTTACATTAATTATGGTAAAAATACCAAGATTGGCAAAAATATCTTTATCAATTTTGGCTGTACTTTTTTGGATCTGGGCGGAATTACAATTGAAGATGGCGTTCTGATTGCCCCAAAAGTGAACTTATTAACTGAAGGACATCCTTTAAATCCAGCAGAAAGACATTCATTAATTCCAGGAAAAATTCACATCAAGAAAAATGCGTGGATTGGTGCAAATGCGACCATTTTACAAGGTGTAACCATTGGCGAAAATTCCGTGGTTGCCGCTGGAGCAGTCGTTTCAAAAGATGTGGATGATAACACGATTGTTGGCGGTATTCCTGCAAAAATTATAAAGAAAATCAGTTAA